The Phycisphaerales bacterium AB-hyl4 genome has a window encoding:
- a CDS encoding AAA family ATPase, giving the protein MKTIPNRQAEIDKIMREHMGVGLKEPNCKNLTDAPAIRTVASNGDTYAKLLAAAERYVANAEPKITGDRDNGAFRLAGHILAFVNENGETLHHEDALRLMRDWNARNPEPLTDTEIVDKVNSAGRNGTPREAKIVGNDMRGTSRRSASSDVPKMADAPDDTPPVEVVAFGTLRQQNPKLNPPVIEGLLRRGETCNIIASPKVGKSWLAYDLALSIITGQWWLTEFQCHAGPVLLIDNELHPPTIAHRIPKVAEAKHIEATEYADKLDVLSLRGLGVSIASLQPYIGRIEAGHYSAIIADAWYRFIPPGMNENSNADVMSLYNQLDHYAAQTRAAWVVIHHSSKGNQGEKSVTDVGAGAGAQSRAADSHLVLRPHEEPGCIVLEAAVRSFAPVDPVGLRWEFPTWQRAHDLDTQALKGRKSQSEEKQDKRDAEGLDAITKALQTGPLTARAIRNHTGLSRDRAERLIGKLYADGQLIANDVEVRGNKTREYQLSQHDEKGVVGESSTTYPTT; this is encoded by the coding sequence GAAATCGACAAGATCATGCGCGAGCACATGGGCGTCGGCCTCAAGGAACCCAACTGTAAGAATCTTACAGATGCGCCAGCAATCCGCACCGTCGCCAGCAACGGCGACACCTACGCCAAGCTACTCGCAGCAGCAGAGCGGTACGTTGCCAACGCCGAGCCGAAGATCACCGGCGACCGCGATAACGGCGCGTTCCGCTTGGCTGGGCATATTCTCGCGTTCGTCAATGAAAACGGCGAAACGCTGCACCACGAAGACGCGCTCCGGCTGATGCGGGACTGGAACGCTCGCAACCCCGAACCGCTGACGGATACGGAGATCGTCGATAAGGTCAACTCGGCCGGGAGAAACGGAACGCCGAGAGAGGCGAAGATCGTCGGCAACGACATGCGAGGTACGAGTCGGCGAAGCGCATCATCGGATGTTCCGAAGATGGCAGACGCGCCCGACGATACCCCGCCCGTCGAGGTAGTAGCGTTCGGCACCCTTCGCCAGCAAAACCCGAAGCTGAACCCACCCGTAATCGAGGGACTACTGCGACGTGGGGAAACCTGCAACATTATCGCTTCACCCAAAGTCGGCAAGTCGTGGCTGGCATACGACCTTGCCCTATCCATCATCACCGGGCAATGGTGGTTGACGGAGTTTCAGTGTCACGCCGGCCCGGTGCTGCTCATCGACAACGAGCTACACCCGCCGACCATCGCCCACCGCATCCCGAAGGTGGCCGAGGCGAAGCATATCGAGGCGACAGAGTACGCCGACAAGCTGGACGTGCTTTCGCTTCGAGGGCTGGGCGTGTCAATCGCCAGCCTGCAACCCTACATCGGCCGCATCGAGGCTGGGCACTACTCGGCCATCATCGCGGACGCGTGGTATCGCTTCATTCCCCCCGGCATGAATGAGAACAGCAACGCCGATGTGATGAGCCTCTACAACCAACTGGACCACTACGCGGCACAAACACGGGCGGCGTGGGTGGTGATTCACCATTCATCTAAGGGCAACCAGGGCGAGAAATCGGTAACGGACGTGGGGGCGGGCGCTGGAGCACAGAGCCGGGCGGCAGACTCGCACCTTGTGCTCCGCCCACATGAGGAACCCGGCTGCATCGTGCTGGAAGCTGCTGTTCGGTCATTCGCCCCCGTTGATCCGGTCGGCTTGCGGTGGGAGTTCCCTACATGGCAGCGGGCGCACGATCTTGACACGCAAGCGCTCAAGGGCCGGAAGTCACAAAGCGAGGAAAAACAGGACAAGCGCGACGCCGAAGGGTTGGACGCCATCACGAAGGCGTTACAGACAGGGCCGCTGACCGCAAGGGCGATCCGCAACCACACCGGGCTGAGCCGTGACCGAGCCGAACGACTGATCGGCAAGCTGTACGCCGACGGTCAACTGATCGCCAACGACGTGGAAGTCAGAGGCAATAAGACCCGTGAATATCAACTGTCCCAGCACGACGAAAAGGGCGTGGTCGGCGAGTCATCGACCACGTACCCGACCACGTGA